A window from Bacteroidales bacterium encodes these proteins:
- a CDS encoding DUF4295 domain-containing protein: MAKKTVATLRTSSGKDFAKVIRMVRSAKTGAYTFEEKIVPQDSVQDYFANKN; this comes from the coding sequence ATGGCAAAGAAAACCGTTGCTACCTTAAGAACATCTTCGGGAAAAGATTTCGCTAAGGTTATTAGAATGGTAAGATCGGCTAAAACCGGTGCTTACACATTTGAAGAAAAAATTGTTCCGCAAGATAGCGTTCAAGATTATTTTGCGAATAAAAATTAA